Sequence from the Fictibacillus arsenicus genome:
AATGCTAATGAGCCAATGCTTATATTTCTCAGCAGCTTTGCTAACTGAGTAACTTTGTGATGTTCTGACATTGTAGAGACGATACTTAATAAAGCAGATAAAAAAAGCAGAGGAAGTACAAAATTTTTAATAAGCAGACCGCTCGTGTTAACTAAAAATAAGATGACTGGATGGAAAAAGGCGACAGAAGCTATACTTCCTACAGTCGCCATCAAAGCCAGAAGAAGAGGAATGAGTGCAATCATAAAACTGAGCATCGTATCTATCGCTTCAACAGCATATGAAATGGCCACATGAAAACTATTAAGTGCCAATATAATCAAAACCATATAGATAATCGAATAAGCAACCTTAGATATTGCTGATTTATCAAATGCATTTTGTATAGATTGCAAAAGCATGCTGAATACTGTCAGTAATATTAAGGTACCGAGAAGTTTTCCATGAACAGCCATTTCATGGAACATAAATTTTAATAGACCTATCATGTAGGCTTTTATAGAGAATTCTTTATCACCTTTTACAAATTCAAAAAATGTACCTTTTTGGCTCTCCGGCAAGAAACCTCCGTATTCATTAGAGACGCTGTCCCAAAAATCTTTAATTTCATCAAGTTCCATGGATGAGATCTGATGCTCTACTATTTCAGAAGTGAAAGATTCCGCAGAAACAGATGCATGGCTGCCGAAAGTCATCGTAATCACGTATATTAGCAAAAAAAAGCTTGTCCGCATCATACTTCTCCTCATCCTTACGACCCGCTTTCTTATTTGGGAATAAGCGTCAGCACTGTTTCAATAATTACCGTTAAAATTGGAATTGCCAT
This genomic interval carries:
- the spoIIIAE gene encoding stage III sporulation protein AE, which translates into the protein MRRSMMRTSFFLLIYVITMTFGSHASVSAESFTSEIVEHQISSMELDEIKDFWDSVSNEYGGFLPESQKGTFFEFVKGDKEFSIKAYMIGLLKFMFHEMAVHGKLLGTLILLTVFSMLLQSIQNAFDKSAISKVAYSIIYMVLIILALNSFHVAISYAVEAIDTMLSFMIALIPLLLALMATVGSIASVAFFHPVILFLVNTSGLLIKNFVLPLLFLSALLSIVSTMSEHHKVTQLAKLLRNISIGSLAFFFTVFLGVMSVQGATAAVADGITIKTAKFITGNFIPVVGRMFTDATDTVMSASILLKNSVGIIGAALLLLIAIFPAIKVLILAFIYSMASALLQPLGGGPIVECLGIIGKSVMFIFAALMTVSIMFFLAITIIIAAGNVTLMVR